TATCACTCTAATAGGTGGCTCCTGCCTTATTTTTGGATCCCACCCTCAAACGCAAGATAAGGTAGCTAAACATTCTAAAAGTGCTGCTAGTTTACTAAAAAAAGCAGTTAAAGCAGTTAATGACGCTGATCGTTTAGCCACTGCAGCTGCTATCCAAGAAGCCCAGAAAGCTGTTGATAAATTAGCAGAATCTTCTAAGAAAAAAACGCTACAAGAACAGCTAAACGTTGCCAAAGCAAAGCAAGAGCAAGAAGATGCAGCTACTCAAGCAGTTAAAGCTGCTGAGGAGACTCTCAATCAAAATCTTAAAGATATCGCCCAAAAAGCAGTTAACGACTTAAGTAACAAAGGTAAAAAAGCCGCTTTACAATCTCGGTTAGACGCTATTTTACCAGCGAAACCCATTATTGATGAATTTCCAAGACAAAGTGGAGAAATAACAGATAACTCTTACTGGACACCTTTCCCAGGAGACGTCTCAGATACTTATGATAATTCCCAGTCACCTACTTTAGACCCAAGCTCAGAATCTTCAGCTTCAGATGTTACACCACAACCTAGTCATCCTGATCCAATTCCACCTCAGACCTCTTCAGAACCTTCCGACTCAGGAGACAAGCAATCATCAAAAGAGTAATACAACAGTTTTTCGTAAAATCAATCAATAAACGTTTTAGACGGCTATCTTAGTGATTAGTCTTCCTGACATCTTAAAAAAGCTAGCTCAAATCAAAAGAGTCTAGCTTTTTGTTTTGTTAGATAGCATTAAATTTCGTAGCCCATTAAAAGTCCTCCGTCTTCAGCATAAAAGCTACACAAACCTGAGGTCCTTCCAGTTTGAATCACAGCATCAGGATATAAAGATTTGATTTTTTCACTGATCTGCTCACAAATTTTTGGATTTTGAGCATGAGCAATGTAAACTTTTCCGCCTACATAACCCTCTTTTTGAATTTCTTCTATCAAGGCAGAAACTGCTTTTTTTTGACCACGCGCTTTTTGAAGAAGTTCAAGCGTTCCTTTATTGCTAGCTTTCCCAACCATTCTAATATTGAGTAAGCCAATTACTTTACCTACTAATTTACTCAGTCGACCATTTTTAACCAAATTATCAACCTTGGCAAGCACAAAAATCAAACGTGTTTTTTGCTGATAAGCTGTGATCTGTTTGACAACTTCTTCAAAGGATAATCCAAGTTTGATCAACCGCTCAAGCTCCAGTACGAGCAAATCCATCTCGCCACCTGCTGATAAAGAATCGATTAGATGAATATTGACATTAGGATTTTCTTCAAGAAGTTCATTTTTAGCCAGTCGTGCACTATTATGACTGCCAGATAAGGTCCCTGTAATTGTCATCACGATAACATTATCTGCACCTCTATAGGCCTGCAAAAAGGCTTCTGGGCTTGGACAGCTAGATGTCGTTGCTTTAGACGACTGGTACATAGTTGTCATCATATTATCGATATCTAATCCATCATCATCTCTAAAAATTTCTGTGCCAATCTGTAGGGTCAAAGGCACACGTTCAAAGCGCAACTCTTTGGATTGTCTAGTCAAACTTCTAAGATCACATCCTGAATCTGTTACAATTTTCCAAGTCATTTTTTATCCTTCTTTTTCTCTAATTTGTGTTCGGTAACAAAGACCAGATTATTAAGCCTTCGCTAAGATGTCTAGGCTAATGGTAATAACTAGTCATTAAATCCTATGTTTTATTACTAGCCTTTTCAATAGTTAGTAAAGTCATCCAATAGAGCTATACAAGGAGGTAATGAGGCTCCTGATAACTAACTTTAGTTGACAAATTAAGACTTTTCCCATAAAATTATATCATTATTAAGTCGGTTTTTGCTACTGATAACTCATCAGATGTAACACTTGAAAGGTATTTGTGATGACTGATAAAGCACTCTCAAAAAGATCACTTCAAAACTTAACACAATTTAATAAAGAAACACGACGCATAGCACGTGAATCTATGGAAATCGCCTTACTAAATCTTCTAGAAACAAAACCTTTAGGTGATATTACGATTTCAGAATTGGTGACGAAAGCAGGAGTATCTCGTAACGCTTTTTATCGTAATTATACCTCTAAAGAAGCCATTATAGAACAACTGTTAGTAGGGGTTATCCGTCGTATTTTTCGTGGACTAAAACAATTTGATATTAAAACTCAGGCTTATCAAGCTTGGCTCTATCTTTTTACTGAAGCTAAAAAAGAAGCTCAGCTTCTTAAAATGATTTTCAAACATCACCTGCACCATCTTCTAACACGATTAGTCACTAAACGTCTGAAAGCTTATCAAAAATTAAAAGACAAAAAACAATCGCACTATAAGCGCCTTTTTTGGAGCAATGCTATTGTTTCTGTCTTGACAAACTGGATTTCAGATGACATGATCGTTCCTGCCGAAGAAATGGCTGCTATGGGCTTGCCTCTATTAACGTAAAAAGGTTCCTTTTGGGAACCTTTTTACGTTAATTGTTAGTCTTTTTGAGCTACAAGTGCAAACTGACGGATAGCCTGGGCCACACCCGCCATATCATTAGTCAAAGTGACTTTGTCAGCTAATGGCTTGATAGCTGCTGAAGCATTTTCCATAGCAACTCCTAAACCAGCATAAGTTAACATCTCAATGTCATTGGGAGCAT
The genomic region above belongs to Streptococcus pyogenes and contains:
- a CDS encoding DegV family protein, whose amino-acid sequence is MTWKIVTDSGCDLRSLTRQSKELRFERVPLTLQIGTEIFRDDDGLDIDNMMTTMYQSSKATTSSCPSPEAFLQAYRGADNVIVMTITGTLSGSHNSARLAKNELLEENPNVNIHLIDSLSAGGEMDLLVLELERLIKLGLSFEEVVKQITAYQQKTRLIFVLAKVDNLVKNGRLSKLVGKVIGLLNIRMVGKASNKGTLELLQKARGQKKAVSALIEEIQKEGYVGGKVYIAHAQNPKICEQISEKIKSLYPDAVIQTGRTSGLCSFYAEDGGLLMGYEI
- a CDS encoding TetR/AcrR family transcriptional regulator; the protein is MTDKALSKRSLQNLTQFNKETRRIARESMEIALLNLLETKPLGDITISELVTKAGVSRNAFYRNYTSKEAIIEQLLVGVIRRIFRGLKQFDIKTQAYQAWLYLFTEAKKEAQLLKMIFKHHLHHLLTRLVTKRLKAYQKLKDKKQSHYKRLFWSNAIVSVLTNWISDDMIVPAEEMAAMGLPLLT